A genomic region of Anaerolineales bacterium contains the following coding sequences:
- a CDS encoding methylglyoxal synthase, translating into MTDRKMVMEKDKRIALVAHDNKKQTLVEWARFNRDLLAHHKVYATGTTGEMLERELDFKITKLQSGPLGGDQQVGAKIADGEIDFLIFFWDPLEPQPHDPDVKALLRMAVVWNIPIACNRSTADFMISSPLMDGLYDRLVPDYEGYRTRYIDMGKAAG; encoded by the coding sequence ATGACGGACCGAAAGATGGTTATGGAAAAGGACAAAAGGATCGCCCTGGTGGCGCACGACAACAAGAAACAGACTCTGGTGGAGTGGGCCAGATTCAACCGCGATCTCCTGGCGCACCACAAGGTTTATGCCACGGGCACGACCGGTGAGATGCTGGAACGAGAGCTCGACTTTAAAATCACGAAACTGCAAAGCGGCCCGTTGGGCGGTGACCAGCAAGTTGGGGCCAAGATCGCCGACGGCGAGATCGATTTTTTGATCTTTTTCTGGGATCCGCTCGAACCGCAGCCACACGATCCGGATGTGAAAGCCCTGCTGCGGATGGCCGTGGTGTGGAACATTCCCATCGCGTGCAACCGTTCCACGGCGGATTTCATGATTTCATCCCCGTTGATGGATGGGTTATACGATCGGCTGGTGCCCGATTACGAGGGATACCGCACCCGATATATCGACATGGGGAAAGCGGCCGGCTAG
- a CDS encoding M3 family oligoendopeptidase: MEQRKTETLPHWDMTPVYPGLEDAQFEAALASFRSKIESLETFLEDNGIQEGGRYPSDMEALAGVIRGFIERMNDCSILGETISTYLYSFVSTDSFNQVAKKKLSEHEIVAVRLKRAHIYFQSWLRSAVEDEKGIEALIQVEPELGHHRFFLEEALRQAQFRMSQAEETLASELSLSGGSAWEKLHGTVTSQLSVAFERDGEIEDVPMPALQNIRRYDPDERVRRAAYEAEIEAWESVCEQLAACMNGVKGEVNTIDKRRGREDSLHASLDQSRIDRQSLQAMLDSMKGSFPQFRKYFKAKAKLLGKEKLAWWDIFVPVGKVERTFSYDEARKFIVQNFESFSERLAAFTDHAFDSNWIDAEPRRGKSGGAFCMDVPSLEESRILCNFDGSLDQVSTLAHELGHAFHNECHTGLTMLQRSTPMTLAETASIFNETLITEAMLAEVGTEAEELAILENFLLGASQIIVDIYSRFLFEKEVFERRENGELSVQDFNELMLRCQRETYGDGLDEKFQHQYMWAWKPHYYSPHLSYYNYPYTFGLLFGLGLYAVYKERGQDFIAEYESLLRSTGQGNAADLAGRFGIDLRGRAFWQGSIEFIGRRIDRYVEIANAG, from the coding sequence ATGGAGCAGCGAAAAACCGAAACTCTTCCACACTGGGACATGACTCCGGTGTATCCGGGTCTGGAGGATGCGCAATTCGAAGCGGCGCTCGCCTCGTTTCGATCGAAAATCGAATCCCTGGAAACATTTCTCGAGGACAACGGCATTCAGGAAGGGGGACGGTATCCTTCCGACATGGAGGCGCTGGCCGGCGTTATTCGTGGATTTATCGAGCGTATGAACGACTGTTCGATCTTGGGAGAGACGATTTCAACGTATTTGTACAGTTTTGTGTCCACCGATTCGTTCAATCAAGTCGCCAAGAAGAAATTATCCGAGCACGAGATCGTCGCCGTGCGGTTGAAGCGCGCCCACATCTATTTCCAGAGTTGGCTCCGATCGGCGGTTGAGGACGAAAAAGGCATTGAAGCACTAATTCAGGTGGAACCGGAATTGGGACACCACAGGTTTTTCCTGGAAGAAGCCCTCCGCCAGGCGCAGTTTCGCATGAGTCAGGCGGAGGAGACGCTCGCCTCCGAGCTCTCGCTCTCCGGAGGCAGCGCCTGGGAAAAGCTGCATGGCACCGTGACCTCGCAGCTTTCGGTTGCGTTCGAGCGCGACGGCGAGATCGAAGATGTCCCCATGCCGGCCCTGCAGAATATCCGCCGCTACGATCCGGATGAGCGTGTTCGCAGAGCGGCATATGAGGCGGAAATCGAAGCATGGGAATCGGTGTGCGAACAACTCGCCGCGTGCATGAACGGGGTAAAGGGCGAGGTCAACACGATCGACAAACGCAGGGGGCGTGAGGATTCGCTGCACGCTTCGTTGGACCAGTCGAGGATCGATCGCCAATCACTACAAGCGATGCTGGACAGCATGAAGGGCTCCTTTCCCCAATTCCGAAAATACTTCAAGGCGAAGGCAAAGCTGCTCGGAAAGGAAAAGCTGGCGTGGTGGGACATTTTTGTGCCCGTCGGGAAGGTTGAACGCACGTTCTCGTACGATGAAGCACGGAAATTTATCGTCCAGAACTTCGAGTCTTTCAGTGAGCGCCTGGCTGCGTTTACCGACCATGCTTTCGACAGCAATTGGATCGACGCCGAGCCCCGCAGGGGAAAGAGCGGCGGCGCGTTCTGCATGGATGTACCGTCGCTCGAAGAATCCCGCATCCTGTGCAACTTCGACGGATCGCTCGATCAGGTTTCGACGCTTGCACATGAATTGGGCCACGCGTTCCATAACGAGTGCCACACCGGACTGACCATGCTGCAGCGCTCGACGCCAATGACGCTGGCCGAAACTGCATCGATCTTCAACGAGACCTTAATCACGGAGGCGATGCTGGCTGAAGTGGGAACAGAAGCGGAGGAACTCGCCATTCTGGAAAATTTTCTACTTGGTGCATCCCAGATCATCGTGGATATCTACTCGCGTTTTCTCTTCGAGAAAGAAGTCTTTGAACGGCGCGAAAACGGGGAATTATCCGTGCAGGATTTCAATGAGCTCATGCTGCGCTGCCAGCGTGAGACCTACGGCGATGGTTTGGACGAAAAATTCCAGCACCAATACATGTGGGCCTGGAAACCGCATTACTATTCGCCGCATCTGTCCTACTACAACTATCCGTATACATTTGGGCTCTTGTTTGGGTTGGGCCTATACGCCGTTTACAAGGAGCGCGGCCAGGATTTCATCGCAGAATACGAATCCTTGCTCAGAAGCACCGGGCAAGGGAATGCGGCCGATCTGGCCGGGCGATTTGGCATCGACCTGCGCGGCAGGGCATTCTGGCAGGGCAGCATTGAATTCATCGGCCGAAGGATCGATCGTTACGTGGAAATTGCCAACGCGGGCTAG
- a CDS encoding nucleoside hydrolase, whose product MRCSVKYFVSTAFALILLVGCGPAIDGTPTTTMPAIGEAPQAASSPKVTLQPAASTFPNPTEERIPVIFSHGGAPCDIGAAIYLSKHPNVDLIGMVLSRGEIHPENALNAWGAFLYDVLQSRDTAIALGTDERMDVHSHEFPESWRGAADNFWGLALPQAVYEYDVAAGPELIVELVKRSPDKVTIVAMASMIDVARALQIDPGIIDNIAHVVIMGGAFRVPGNLSDDPTITDNQVAEWNMWIDAEAARYLFNSGVRLSIVPLDATQYLVQPDDVDVVNAIDDTAVRYTARNWSDQIGMNPGGFLIWDGITIVAVTNPEFFDWTYDGVDVIVEEGEHQGQTIALDNGATHTRYATGADYEAIMNQIFTTFRGETQSEDVSPDDALEDTIIKGLGGTWEGFAGVFHITFVLDPVCELNAKCGTFEIPEFSLTGDITFVDIDGDIYEFKATNLSSGEPSGALYEYLQILEDGTLRYVTTGPDSVNEAVLTRE is encoded by the coding sequence ATGCGTTGTAGCGTAAAATATTTCGTTTCAACTGCATTTGCTCTGATCCTGCTTGTCGGCTGCGGGCCCGCGATCGACGGGACGCCAACCACCACCATGCCGGCGATCGGCGAGGCACCGCAGGCAGCCAGCTCACCAAAGGTCACGCTGCAACCTGCGGCGAGCACCTTCCCCAATCCGACGGAAGAAAGGATTCCGGTCATCTTCTCGCACGGCGGCGCACCCTGCGACATCGGAGCCGCGATCTACCTCAGCAAACACCCGAACGTCGATCTGATCGGCATGGTGCTCAGCAGGGGCGAGATACATCCCGAAAATGCGCTGAATGCCTGGGGTGCGTTTTTATACGACGTCCTGCAGAGCCGGGACACCGCCATCGCCCTTGGCACGGACGAGCGCATGGATGTCCATTCGCATGAGTTCCCTGAAAGCTGGAGAGGTGCAGCGGACAACTTCTGGGGTTTGGCGCTGCCGCAAGCGGTGTATGAATATGATGTTGCCGCAGGACCCGAATTGATCGTCGAACTGGTCAAGCGTTCCCCCGACAAGGTAACCATTGTCGCCATGGCGTCCATGATCGACGTCGCACGCGCGCTGCAGATCGATCCGGGCATCATCGACAACATCGCCCATGTGGTCATTATGGGCGGCGCCTTTCGCGTACCCGGCAACCTGAGCGACGATCCTACGATTACCGACAATCAGGTCGCCGAGTGGAACATGTGGATCGACGCCGAGGCGGCCCGCTACCTCTTCAATTCTGGGGTGCGCTTGTCCATCGTCCCGCTGGACGCCACCCAGTATTTAGTACAACCCGATGATGTGGATGTCGTGAATGCGATCGATGACACCGCTGTGCGTTACACCGCCCGGAATTGGAGCGATCAGATCGGCATGAATCCGGGTGGATTCCTGATCTGGGACGGTATAACCATCGTGGCGGTCACAAATCCCGAGTTCTTCGATTGGACCTACGACGGTGTCGATGTGATCGTGGAAGAGGGGGAACATCAGGGCCAAACGATTGCGCTCGACAACGGCGCCACCCACACTCGTTATGCGACCGGCGCCGACTACGAAGCGATCATGAATCAGATTTTTACGACGTTCCGCGGCGAAACGCAGTCCGAAGATGTATCTCCTGATGATGCCTTAGAGGATACAATCATCAAGGGACTGGGTGGCACGTGGGAAGGGTTCGCTGGTGTGTTCCACATCACCTTCGTGTTGGACCCGGTGTGCGAGTTGAACGCAAAATGCGGGACCTTTGAAATCCCCGAGTTTTCACTGACCGGCGATATCACCTTCGTCGACATCGACGGCGATATATATGAATTCAAAGCGACGAATCTGTCCTCCGGTGAACCGAGCGGTGCGCTGTACGAATACCTTCAAATTCTGGAAGATGGGACGTTGCGATACGTCACCACGGGACCCGACAGCGTCAACGAGGCCGTTCTGACCAGAGAGTGA